The proteins below come from a single Aptenodytes patagonicus chromosome 2, bAptPat1.pri.cur, whole genome shotgun sequence genomic window:
- the TMEM64 gene encoding transmembrane protein 64 has protein sequence MWGAGAAALQLLSRAVKQAAAQGARQDLGRWLSRAAGTAAGGGGDTVGFVPAEAAGAGGLLLGPYAEPGGLPPAELLLCQLPEAGGGGPGLAEARGWRCSCCLLGTCWCKSCLSVCVLAALCFASLALVRQYLRDLLLWAESLDSLAGVLLFTVGFIVVSFPCGWGYILLNVAAGYLYGFVLGMGLMVLGVLVGTFVAHVACKRLLAHWARARIQGSETLSAVVRVVEGGSGLKVVALARLTPIPFGLQNAIFAITDLSLPNYLMASSVGLLPTQLLNSYLGTTLRTMEDVIAEQSVSGYFIFTLQIVISIGLMFYVVHRAQVELNAAIVACEMEIKTSLVKDSQPSISGSTTYCNKRTVAFSGGGVNIV, from the exons ATGTggggcgcgggggccgcggcgcTACAGCTCCTCTCCCGGGCCGTGAAGCAGGCGGCGGCGCAGGGGGCCCGGCAGGACCTGGGCCGCTGGCTGTCCCGAGCCGCCGGGACGGCGGCAGGAGGTGGCGGGGATACCGTCGGCTTCGtcccggcggaggcggcgggggccggcgggctgCTGCTGGGGCCCTACGCAGAGCCGGGCGGGCTGCCGCCGGCGGAactgctcctctgccagctgcccgaggcgggcggcggcgggcccgggctGGCCGAGGCCCGGGGCTGGCGCTGCTCTTGCTGCCTCCTGGGCACCTGCTGGTGCAAGAGCTGCCTCAGCGTGTGCGTCCTGGCGGCCCTCTGCTTTGCCTCGCTGGCCCTGGTGCGCCAGTACCTGCGGGACCTGCTGCTCTGGGCTGAGAGCCTGGACAGCCTGGCCGGTGTGCTGCTCTTCACCGTGGGCTTCATCGTCGTGTCCTTTCCCTGCGGCTGGGGCTACATCCTGCTCAACGTGGCCGCCGGCTACCTCTATGGCTTCGTGCTGGGCATGGGGCTGATGGTGCTCGGCGTCCTTGTTGGCACCTTCGTCGCCCACGTGGCCTGCAAGAGGCTGTTGGCCCACTGGGCACGGGCCAGGATCCAGGGCAGTGAGACTCTCAGCGCCGTTGTCCGCGTCGTGGAGGGTGGCAGCGGCCTCAAGGTGGTGGCTCTGGCACGGCTGACGCCGATCCCTTTCGGGCTGCAGAACGCCATCTTCGCG ATTACAGATTTGTCACTACCCAACTACCTGATGGCTTCTTCAGTTGGGCTGCTTCCTACTCAGCTCCTGAACTCATACTTGGGCACTACCTTGCGCACCATGGAGGATGTGATTGCAGAACAAAGTGTTAGTGGCTATTTTATATTCACTTTACAG atTGTCATAAGCATAGGACTCATGTTTTATGTTGTTCACCGAGCTCAAGTGGAACTGAATGCAGCTATTGTAGCGtgtgaaatggaaataaagacaTCACTTGTTAAAGACAGTCAACCGAGCATCAGTGGTTCAACCACATACTGCAACAAAAGGACAGTAGCATTCTCTGGAGGAGGTGTCAATATTGTGTGA